In Gloeocapsa sp. DLM2.Bin57, the following proteins share a genomic window:
- the pgeF gene encoding peptidoglycan editing factor PgeF — translation MATDTTLWEWQGQELPYLRCTLLAQWQHGFFTRQFYPNSPAKLTEILGVDGKTYQLQQIHGNRVVKPSEGIREGDGLISEQPNQAIWVASADCTPILLGDVETNRVAAVHAGWRGTAQSIVTKAIARLVESGSKLANIRVALGPAINGKVYQVGLSVAANVCKSIMATTQSDDEVIAIAFKHNPSPLESDSQPGRVRLNVSLVNYLQLRQLGIEPQQIAIAPFCTYQQPEYFFSYRRTQEKKVQWSGIVSN, via the coding sequence ATGGCAACTGACACTACACTCTGGGAATGGCAAGGACAAGAATTACCTTATTTACGTTGCACTCTGTTAGCCCAATGGCAACATGGTTTCTTTACTCGCCAATTTTACCCCAATTCACCCGCAAAACTGACAGAAATCTTAGGGGTAGATGGGAAAACTTATCAATTGCAACAGATACATGGAAATAGAGTGGTTAAACCCTCCGAAGGGATTAGGGAAGGTGATGGGTTAATATCCGAACAGCCTAACCAAGCTATCTGGGTAGCTAGTGCTGATTGTACACCAATTTTACTAGGAGATGTAGAGACTAATAGAGTAGCAGCTGTACACGCAGGTTGGCGAGGAACAGCCCAAAGTATAGTTACCAAAGCGATCGCCCGTCTAGTAGAATCAGGCAGTAAGCTAGCAAATATACGTGTAGCATTAGGTCCAGCAATAAACGGAAAAGTCTATCAAGTAGGCTTAAGCGTAGCAGCTAATGTCTGTAAGAGTATTATGGCAACAACCCAAAGTGATGACGAGGTAATAGCGATCGCCTTTAAACACAATCCTAGTCCTTTAGAATCAGACTCTCAACCAGGGAGAGTGCGCCTGAATGTATCTTTAGTTAATTATCTACAACTTAGACAACTAGGAATCGAACCTCAACAGATAGCGATCGCCCCTTTTTGTACCTATCAACAACCAGAATATTTTTTCTCCTATCGACGTACCCAAGAAAAAAAAGTACAATGGTCTGGAATAGTATCTAACTAA
- a CDS encoding carboxymuconolactone decarboxylase family protein, with product MSKNYPEVTADIVEYVKQLRGIIPDTLKGFYSMSGAASKDGALDKKTKELIALAIGVATRCDGCIGFHTKALHELGATREEVAEVLGMAIYMGGGPSLMYAADALRAFDQFTN from the coding sequence ATGTCTAAAAATTATCCCGAAGTCACAGCAGATATAGTCGAGTACGTTAAACAACTAAGAGGTATTATTCCCGATACTCTCAAAGGGTTTTATAGTATGTCAGGGGCCGCATCTAAAGATGGAGCGCTTGATAAAAAGACTAAAGAATTAATCGCTTTAGCCATTGGTGTAGCCACTCGTTGCGACGGATGTATTGGATTTCATACAAAAGCACTCCACGAATTAGGGGCTACTCGTGAAGAAGTAGCCGAAGTATTAGGGATGGCTATTTATATGGGGGGTGGTCCTTCATTGATGTATGCAGCTGATGCTTTACGGGCTTTTGACCAATTCACTAACTAG
- a CDS encoding putative 2-aminoethylphosphonate ABC transporter permease subunit, whose translation MRIVLVVSTLWLLWGVVLPLSPIFLKSFQDKEGNWIGLQNYLDYVTNPNLVASFFNSFYVAIASTLISVFLAFIFAYALTRTAIHGKKIFNILGMLPLYIPPLAHAIGLIYLFGRQGIITRAGWDIGLYGATGIIMGESLYCFPQALVILITALSLTDARLYEAAEVLRTPKWRTFLTVTLPSVKYGLISAVFVCFILAFTDFGVPKVVGGNFNVLATDIYKQVIGQQNFSMGATISVFLLIPAVMAFIIDRIIQRRQTALVSAKAVPLQPKPNKLLDSLMFVFCAMIVLAAIIIFATIILASLIKIWPYDFYQFKFSLSNFDFSRVAGGGYSAYQNSIIVSLLTAIFGTILVFIGAYLVEKGKNLRILRLINYFLSTMPLALPGLVLGLGYLFFFVVDNNLGINNGNLAMVIPNPFGNNWLIPNPFGNKSFPLIILCNIIHFYTVCFLTANTALKQLDPEFESVSASMSVPFYKTFWRVTLPMCLPAILSIGIYYFVNAMVTVSAIIFLRPDDANLAAIAIVNMDDAGDIGAAAAMSTLLVLTSLGVRFFYWLFTKNIEKRSQAWLKR comes from the coding sequence ATGCGTATTGTTCTGGTTGTGAGTACTCTGTGGTTATTATGGGGTGTGGTTTTACCTCTTTCTCCTATTTTTTTAAAAAGTTTCCAGGATAAAGAGGGTAATTGGATTGGTTTACAAAATTATCTCGATTATGTAACTAATCCTAATTTGGTTGCTTCTTTTTTTAATAGTTTTTATGTGGCGATCGCTAGTACCTTAATTTCAGTATTCCTGGCTTTTATCTTTGCTTACGCTTTGACGCGTACTGCAATACATGGTAAAAAAATCTTTAACATCTTAGGGATGCTGCCTTTATATATACCACCTTTAGCTCATGCGATCGGTTTAATCTATTTATTCGGGAGACAGGGTATTATTACTAGAGCAGGTTGGGATATTGGGCTATATGGCGCTACTGGTATTATTATGGGTGAGAGTCTTTATTGTTTTCCCCAAGCTTTAGTGATTCTGATCACCGCTTTAAGTTTAACCGATGCTCGTCTCTATGAAGCAGCGGAGGTTTTAAGAACTCCTAAATGGCGAACTTTTTTGACTGTAACCTTACCTAGCGTTAAATATGGTTTAATTAGCGCAGTTTTTGTCTGTTTTATCCTCGCTTTTACAGATTTCGGTGTCCCCAAGGTTGTAGGGGGTAATTTTAATGTTTTAGCGACAGATATTTATAAACAGGTAATTGGACAACAAAACTTCTCCATGGGTGCGACTATTAGCGTTTTTCTGTTAATTCCTGCTGTGATGGCTTTTATCATTGATAGAATTATCCAAAGACGTCAAACAGCCTTAGTTAGTGCTAAAGCAGTACCTTTACAACCTAAACCGAATAAACTCCTCGATAGTTTAATGTTCGTTTTCTGTGCAATGATTGTTTTAGCAGCAATTATTATCTTCGCCACGATTATTCTAGCTTCCTTAATTAAGATTTGGCCCTATGATTTCTATCAGTTTAAATTTAGTCTGAGTAACTTTGACTTTAGTAGAGTCGCAGGTGGTGGTTATAGCGCTTATCAAAATAGTATTATTGTGTCCCTATTAACAGCTATTTTCGGGACAATCTTAGTATTTATTGGCGCTTATCTGGTAGAAAAAGGCAAAAATCTGCGCATTTTACGCTTAATTAACTATTTTCTCTCTACAATGCCCTTAGCTTTGCCTGGGTTAGTCTTAGGTTTGGGTTACCTATTTTTCTTCGTGGTAGATAATAACCTCGGGATTAATAACGGGAATCTAGCCATGGTGATTCCGAATCCTTTTGGGAATAATTGGCTGATTCCTAATCCCTTTGGGAATAAATCTTTCCCCCTAATTATCTTGTGCAATATTATCCACTTTTACACCGTTTGTTTTTTAACAGCGAATACAGCGTTAAAACAGTTAGATCCTGAATTTGAATCGGTTTCGGCTTCTATGTCTGTACCCTTTTATAAGACTTTTTGGCGCGTGACTCTGCCAATGTGTCTCCCGGCTATCTTAAGTATCGGTATCTATTATTTCGTTAACGCAATGGTAACAGTTTCAGCAATAATCTTTTTACGTCCTGATGACGCTAATTTAGCAGCGATCGCCATTGTTAATATGGATGACGCGGGAGATATTGGTGCTGCTGCGGCTATGTCCACTCTGTTAGTATTAACTAGTCTAGGGGTGCGTTTCTTTTATTGGTTATTTACCAAAAATATCGAAAAACGTAGTCAAGCTTGGTTAAAACGTTAA
- a CDS encoding putative 2-aminoethylphosphonate ABC transporter ATP-binding protein, whose amino-acid sequence KFVALRDVYLDVYPGEFVCLLGPSGCGKTTLLRIIAGLEQQTTGKIIQGGKDVSRLSASGRDFGIVFQSYALFPNLTATQNIAYGLQNAKAEPGKIKNRVEELLNMVGLEGIGHKYPAQMSGGQQQRVALARALALSPGLLLLDEPLSALDAQVRVKLRTEITRLQKSLGITTIMVTHDQTEALAMADRAVVMDKGYIAQIGSPHAIYQRPNTPFVANFIGVMNFLKGVTTAKNQVRCGNNINLEIIDQDLGVNTPVSIAIRPENVSLVTAADNLPNVINATIESVEFLGSNYHLSLSPDGNAQEIMTIELSTHQVRDLDLSYGSTLQLQLPPDKIQVFPEI is encoded by the coding sequence AAATTTGTCGCACTCAGAGATGTCTATTTAGACGTTTACCCTGGAGAATTCGTCTGTTTACTTGGTCCATCGGGTTGTGGAAAAACTACCCTATTAAGGATTATCGCGGGTTTAGAACAACAAACCACGGGGAAAATCATCCAAGGTGGGAAAGATGTTTCCCGTTTGAGTGCCTCTGGGCGAGATTTTGGGATAGTTTTCCAATCTTATGCGTTATTTCCCAATCTAACCGCGACTCAAAACATCGCTTATGGTTTACAAAATGCTAAAGCTGAACCCGGAAAAATTAAAAATAGGGTCGAAGAATTGCTCAATATGGTAGGCTTAGAGGGAATAGGACATAAATATCCAGCCCAAATGTCAGGTGGACAACAACAAAGAGTAGCTTTAGCTAGAGCTTTGGCTTTGTCTCCTGGCTTATTACTTTTAGATGAGCCTCTCTCCGCTTTAGACGCACAAGTCAGAGTAAAACTACGCACAGAAATAACTAGATTACAAAAAAGTTTGGGCATAACCACGATTATGGTAACCCACGATCAAACCGAAGCTTTAGCTATGGCTGATCGCGCTGTAGTGATGGATAAGGGTTATATCGCTCAAATTGGTTCTCCCCACGCGATTTATCAACGTCCTAATACTCCTTTTGTGGCTAATTTTATCGGAGTCATGAACTTTTTAAAAGGGGTAACTACCGCTAAGAATCAGGTACGTTGTGGTAATAATATTAACCTGGAAATTATTGACCAGGATTTGGGGGTTAATACTCCTGTGAGTATCGCTATTCGTCCCGAAAATGTTTCTTTAGTTACTGCCGCTGATAATCTACCTAATGTAATTAATGCCACCATTGAATCGGTAGAATTTTTAGGCTCTAACTATCATCTTAGTTTATCTCCTGATGGTAACGCTCAAGAAATTATGACCATTGAGTTATCTACTCATCAGGTTAGAGACTTAGATTTAAGCTATGGTTCAACTCTGCAATTGCAATTACCACCAGATAAGATACAAGTATTCCCAGAAATATGA